The following nucleotide sequence is from Nitratidesulfovibrio termitidis HI1.
CGGCCGCGAAGATGCCACAGCGTACCCGCCCCGGCAGGCGTGCGTCAATATCGGTAGCCAGTTGTTCGAACAGGCGCTCGGCCACGGCGGGCGGCGCGGCGGCGGAAAACGACGGGCGGCGGCCCTTGCGGCAGTCCGCGTGCAGGGTGAACTGGGGCACCAGCAGCAGTTGGCCCAGGGTGGCGGCGGAAGCGATACCGCTTTTTTCCGCCTCCCGCATGCTGGCGGGCACGGCCCATTCGCGCAGGCCCACGTTCATCTTGCCCGCATCGTCCGGGAACACGCGCAGGTCCAGCAGCTTGTCGATCATGCCCGCCCAGCGGGGCTCGCCGGGCAGCGCGTCGGTGTCGCGCGGGCCAAAGCCCGCCAGCACCACCAGCCCCGGCCCGATGGCGGCCACGGTCTCGCCGTCCACCGCCACCGATCCCCGGCGCGCCCGTTGCAACAGCAGTCGCATGTCCGTTCCTCTGTTCTGGGCGTGAAGCGGGACAAGAAGCCGCAGCCAGCCGGGGATGAGGGGAAAGGGGGCAGGCCTGTCGGCCTACTGTGCCCCGTCGTCGTCGGAAGCTTCGGGCTTTGCGGCGCTGGCCGATGCGGCGGCCAGTTCCGCCTTCAGCTTCTCTTCTTCCTCGGTGCGCAGGATGCGGCGCAGCACCTTGCCCACCACGGTCTTGGGCAGGTCGTCGCGAAATTCCACCTGCTTGGGCACCTTGTAGCTGGCCAGCTTTTCGCGGCAGTGGGCCACCACCTCCGCCTTGGTCAGCTTTTCGCCGGGCTGCACGACCACGAAGGCCTTGATCATCTCGCCGCGCGTGGGGTGGGGTACGCCCACGGTTACCGCTTCCTTGATTTTGGGGTGCTCGTGCAGCACCTCGTCGATCTCGCGCGGGTACACGTTGTAGCCGCCCACCAGGAACATGTCCTTCTTGCGGTCCACGATGGTGAAGTAGCCGTCATCGTCCATGATGGCGATGTCGCCCGTGTACAGCCAGCCGTTGCGCAGGGTGTTGGCGGTTTCGTCCGGGCGGTTCCAGTAGCCCTTCATGACCTGCGGGCCACGGATGATCAGTTCGCCCACCTTGCCCGCGGGCAACGGCACCTGGCCCACCTCCATGTCCACGATGCGCGCCTCGGTGTCCGGAAAGGGGATGCCGATGGACCCGGTCTTGCTGACCCCGTGGATGGGGTTCAGGTGGGTGACCGGCGAGGCCTCTGTCAGGCCGAAGCCCTCGATGACCTGCGCGCCCGTAAGTTCCCTGAACCGCTTGATGTGCTCCACAGGCATGGGGGCCGACCCCGAAATGCAGTAGCGGATGGAGGTCAGGTCGTAGTCGCCCACCTCCTTCTGCTGCATCAGCGAGATGTAGATGGAAGGTGCGCCGGGGAAGATGGTGGGCTTGTGCTTCTGGATGCCCACCAGCACGTCGCGCGGGACATAGCGCGGGAAGGGCACGATGGTGGCCGAAAGGGCCGTGGGCAGGGTGAGGCAGGTGGTCAGCCCGTAGACATGGAAGTAGGGCATCAGACCCAGGAAACAGTGGTCCATGTCGCAGGCGTCGCCAAGAATGGTGGTGATCTGCTGCACGTTCACCGACATGTTGTGGTGCGTCAGCATGACCCCCTTGGAAATGCCCGTGGTGCCGCCGGTGTACTGCAGCACGGCCAGGTCTTCGGTGGGGTTGCACGTGGTGGTGGAATGGCGGGCCTTGCCCTTGAGCAGGGTTTTCCACGGCAGCACGTGTTTGCCGTCAAAGGGCAGATCGCGCCAGGTGCCCTCGCGCTTGGCCTTGAAGGCGTACAGGACGTTGAGCGGAAAGGCCAACCCGTCACCGATGCGGGTAAGGAAATACTTGTCGATGCCCAGCTTGTCGCGCAGCGGCTCGATCTTGGGCCACACCAGGTCGAGGGCGATCATGAACCGCGCGCCGGAATCGTGGATCTGGTGGACCAGTTCCTTTTCCATGTACAGCGGGTTGGTCATCACCACCACGCCGCCCGCCTTCAGCACCGCCCAGAAGGCAATGACCGTCTGCGGCAGGTTGGGCAGCATGATCGACACCTTGTCGCCGCGCCGCACGCCCTGGGCGCGCAGGTTGGCGGCCATGACCTCCGCCAGTTGGCGCAGTTTGGCGTAGCTGATGCGGTAATTGCGAAAGGCGATGGCCGTGCGGCGGGGGGTGCGCTCCGCGGCCCTGTCCAGCAGGGTGAACAGCGGGTAGGTTTCGTAGCTGATGTGGGCGGGAACGCCCGCATCATAGCTGGCCAGCCAGGGGAAATCGGCGGTGGTGTTGGGTTCGGTCATACGTGGTGGCGGACCGTGGCCGCCACGTCATTCCGCGCATTCCGCCCGGCCCGGCAAGGCCCATGCGGTGCACGGGCGCTGGCGCTGGCCCGTATTGTTCGTGTGTTCAAGGGGATGGAAGGCAAACCTTCGGATTTGTACTATGTGCCCCGCGCCCGCGCAAGCCCCATGGCATGGGGAAAAGGGTGTCCCGTGCCCGATCGTGCCTGCCCAGCGAAAGCGTATCCGCCCAGCGAAAGCGTATCCGTCAGGCGAAAGCGTTTTCCGCCAGGCGAATGCGCAGCTGACAGGCGCGGATTTCAGTCCGGCCCCGTGTGGCTCAGGAACTGGCGGTGCCGCTTGTGTCCCCAGCGTCTCCGGACTCATCGGGGCGGCCAGTCCGCACGGGGCGCAGGCCGGTCACGGCGGCCACGGCCTTCAACCCCTTCTTTTCGCCAGTGAACCCCAGCTTTTCTTCGGTGGTGGCCTTCACGTTCACCATGGTCTCGTCCAGGGCCAGCAGGCGGCAGACGTTGCGGCGAATCTGCTCGCGCCACGGGGCCAGCCTGGGCACCTGGGCGATGATGGTTAGGTCCACGTTGGTGATTTCCAGCCCGGCGGCACGGGCAAGCCCCAGCACCTCGTCCAGCAGCACGGCGGAGTTGGCGTTGTCCAGTGCGGCGTCGGTATCCGGAAAGTGCTGGCCGATGTCGCCGCCGCCGATGCACCCCAGCAGGGCATCGGTAAGGGCATGCAGCAGCACGTCGCCGTCGGAATGGGCCACCACCTCCGGCCCGCCGGGAATGAGCACGCCGCCCAGCTTCATGGAGCGACCCGCCTGGCCGGAACGCCCGGCCTCTTCCTTCTGCACGTAACGGTGCACGTCGTAGCCCCAGCCGGTGCAGGGAATCAGGCGGTTCTGCCCGTTGCGGGCATCCCACGGATCATGGGCGGTGTCGGCAGCGTCCAGCATGGCCAGGTCCTCCGGCGTGGTGATCTTGGCGTTGGCGATCTCTCCGGCCACCACGCGCACGGCAAGGCCGCAGCGTTCCAGCAGGGCGGCGTCGTCGGTGACGGTCCAGCCCTCGGCACAGGCACGTTCATGCGCATCGCGCAGCGCAGGCAGCGCGAAGCCCTGTGGAGTCTGCACCGCCACCAGCCCGGCGCGGTCCGGCGTGTGGGTGACCACGCCGCCCTCCGTCTGCTTGATGGTGTCCGTCACCGCCACGCCGGGCACCACCCCCGGCGCGCCTGCCGCCAGGGCGTCGAGCACCGCGTTGGACAGTGCCGCCGTGGCAAAGGGGCGGGCCGCGTCGTGCACCAGCACCGCGTCGCATTCACGGGGCAGGGCCGCAAGCCCCGCCGCCACCGAATCCTGCCGCAGCGCGCCGCCCGCCACCGCGCGCCACGGCACGCCCAAAGCCCGCCCCGCGTCCAGCACGGCCAGACGTTCGCGCTCGGCCTCCAGCCGGTCCTGCGGAAACACGAACACCAGCCCGCGCACCCGCGCCACCGCCGCGAACGTGCGCGCCGAACGCCAGTACAGCGGCGCCCCCCGGTGCTGGATGAACTGCTTGGCCGTGGACAGCCCGGCCGCAGCCAGCCGGGTGCCGCTGCCCGCCGCGAGAACAATGGCCCATGCGTGCATGTACGGTCCTTTTGGAAGAATATTTAAGGCAAAAAAAGATACGGCAACGAACACGAAAAATGTAGCACGAAATTGACATAGGTAACACATGAGGGTAATCGCAATAAAAAACATAACACACAGGTCGTAACGTGCGACGCACGCTGGTGTGCGACGGACAGGGCGGCTTCGCGTGCAGGCTCGCGGTTGTTGCGGGATTACGCAGCCCGCGTGGCGGTGGCATGCCATCCGGTGCGCCGTGCACCGTCTGGCTCTCTGCCCTGCCATGTCAGGCATTCCGGGCCGTGCCCTGCCATGCCGTATCGGGCAGTATCAGGCGGATGGCGGGATGGGGACCGGCGAAATTGGTGCGGCTGGCATGACCGGCGAGCCTGGGGAGACCGGGTGGGGATGCAAGCCAACGGACAATGCAAGCGCGTGGGCGTGGAGGCGCTGCTGGTCAGCAACCGCGAGGCCTGCGCGGACAAGGTCAATGCCGTGATCAACGAGTTCGGTTCGCTGGTCATCGAACGCATGGGGGTGCCGTACCTGGAGCGCGGAGTGGGCGTCATTTCGCTGATCGTGGACGGCACCACCGACGAACTGGGGGCGATGACGGGCAGGCTGGGGGCCATCCCCGNNNNNNNNNNNNNNNNNNNNNNNNNNNNNNNNNNNNNNNNNNNNNNNNNNNNNNNNNNNNNNNNNNNNNNNNNNNNNNNNNNNNNNNNNNNNNNNNNNNNTCCCCCCGTTACCTTTCGATCAACGTTCGGGAGTCGGACTGTAAGCCGGGTTCTGTACCCTTGCGGGTGGCTGTCATTCCTCTAGGAGCGCCGTTACCGACACCCTCAAGCAACCGACCCGGAAGCATCGGCCGGGCAGGCCTCGAACGCTTCCCTATTTGGTCTTGCTCCGGACGGGGGTTACCGAGCCTGGCGCGTTGCCGCGCCAGCTGGTGGGCTCTTACCCCACCGTTTCACCCTTACCCGGCAGGCGAACCTGCCGGGCGGTCTGTTTTCTGTGGCCCTGTCCGACGATCACTCGTCCTGGGGGTTACCCAGCGTCCTGCCCTGCGGAGCCCGGACTTTCCTCCCCGGGCCTTGCGGCCCGCGACGACAGCCCGTCCGGCTCCCGAAAACGGATGTGCGGAGTCCGGCCTATTCGGCGGCCGGGGTTTCCACGCAGAAGTGTTCGCTCCAGTAGATGAGGCGCTGGCAGTTGGGGCAGCTGAGAATCTGGGTGCCCTTCTGCAGCTCGATGTAGCTCTGCGGCGGGATGGAGATGTGGCAGCCGGAGCACACGCCCTTGTCCACGGGCACGATGACCGGGTTTTCCAGCCGCTGGCGGATGAATTCGTAGCGGCTCAGCACGGGCGCGGGCACTTCCTTGCCGGCGGCGTTGCGCTGGGTTTCCAGGTCGGCCAGGCCCGCACCGGCTTCGGTCAGGCGCGCTTCAAGGCTGGCCTTCTTGGCTTCCAGGTCGGCCTTGAGGACGGTGTAGCGCTCGTCCATTTCGGCCATGGCCTCGGTCTGGCGTTGCAGTTCTTCGGCCAGGGCCAGCTTTTCTTCCTCGCGCGAGCGGTTCATCTTTTCCATGTTGTCCATTTCGCGCATCATGGCGTGGTATTCCTTGGTGTTACCCACGAGCATGAGCTTGGACTTGCTCTTCTTGATGCGCAGGGAATCGTCCTCGATCTCGGTGCCGAGGCGCTTTTCCTGGTCCTTCAGGTGCGTGAGCTTGTCGAGGAGGCGGTTGCGCTGTTCCTCGAGGGTGTCGAAGCGCTGTTGCAGCCCTTCCACTTCCTGCGGCGCGTTCTTCAGTTCCGCCTTGATGCCGTAGATGTGGTCGTCCACCTTCTGCAGGGCGACAAGCTGTTCGATCTGCTTGAGATACAGGCTCAACGTCATATCCTCCTGAAATGCGGGTTAGGCCGGATGTTCCGGAACGCGGCCGCCGTCCGTGCCCGTGGGGGGAACGGGCAGGTGCAGCCGCAGTGGATCGCTGGATGGCAGGAAATGCACGGGCAGGCCGGGCAGCGCGGTGCGCAGGCCGTTGGCGAAGCGGCGCATCATTTCCTCTTCAAGGGCAAAGTGCCCCACGTCGAGCAGGCAGCCACGGGCTTCCAGCGCGGTGTGGTACTTCACGTCGCCGGTGACGAACACGTCGGCGCCACGGGCAAAGGCGGCATCGGCCAGCGAACTGCCGGAACCGGTGCAGTAGCCCACCCGCCCGACAATGTCGGGGGCGGGGCCGCTGACGTGGCAGTGGGCGCGTCCGGCAAGCTCGTGCAGACGCCGGACGAAGGCCGTAAATTCAAGCGGCTCGGGCAGGTCGCCCACCAGGCCGAAGCCGAATATCCGCGCGGGCTGCTCCGGCTCGGCGGGCAGGAAGGCAGGCACGGCACCTGCGGGAGCGCTGGAGACGATGGCCGCGCGGATGGCGGGCCACGCAGCGGCCTCGCAACTGAGCACGGCGGTGTTGCCCAGCACCCGGTACGCCAGCACGCCGGAAAGGTCTGCCCAGTGCGGCGGGGGCGTTGTTGCCGTCACGATGCACCGGGTTACCCGTTCCTGACGCAGCGTGGGTTCCAGCACTTCGGGCGCGGCCAGCGACAGTTCGCGGGCCAGCCATCCCACGGGGCCATCGGGATTGGCGTCCAGCGAGGTGTGCGCGGCATACAGCCACGCCCCGCGCGTCAATACGGCAGCAGCCACGGCGTGGTGGTCGTCCAGCGTGTCCAGCGCGCGGGGCGCCATGACCAGCGGGTGATGGGACAGGATGACGTCGGCGCCAAGGTCAAGGGCGGCGGCGACGGCGGCGGGGGTGGGGTCCAGACAGACGGCGAGGGCCGTGGCCTCCGCGTCGTGCCCGGCCACCTGAATACCCGACCTGTCCCACTGGGCGGCGGATGCCGGAAGTGCCGTTTTTTCGATAACGCTAATTATTTCAGAGCGTTTCATGCAAATTTCCCAAGCAAAGAGGGTGCTTCGCCGGATTTGCGCGGCGCAAGCACCCTCGAAGCGGCAAGGCGTGGTTCCGGAATTGGTGCTGCTCCAATGTCCGCGTTCCTGTCCCGTTGCTCTGTTGCACGGCAGGGGGCACTGGCGGTGCCCGGTGCCGGGGCGGCGCAAGCGCCTGCCCGGGAAAATTTGGTGGGCCTAGCGTGACTCGAACACGCAACAAACCGGTTATGAGCCGGGGGCTCTGCCAATTGAGCTATAGGCCCGCACGTAACCGGAGCGGCCCGGCATCATGTCCGGAATGCTGACCGGTGAGCCGACTCTGATACGCCGGGGCGTGGCGGCTGTCAAGCAACCCGTGCCACACCCTGGCGACACCGCCAGCACCTGTCCGGTCGTCATCACCCCGCCTTCCTGATTCCGCATTGTTCCTTGGCGTAGGCAATGGCCGAACGGGCCGCCTTGGCCCCTTCGCCCACGGCCACGC
It contains:
- a CDS encoding D-aminoacyl-tRNA deacylase, whose protein sequence is MRLLLQRARRGSVAVDGETVAAIGPGLVVLAGFGPRDTDALPGEPRWAGMIDKLLDLRVFPDDAGKMNVGLREWAVPASMREAEKSGIASAATLGQLLLVPQFTLHADCRKGRRPSFSAAAPPAVAERLFEQLATDIDARLPGRVRCGIFAADMDVSLVNWGPVTIWLSDDDLFPERRPPHGGG
- a CDS encoding long-chain-fatty-acid--CoA ligase: MTEPNTTADFPWLASYDAGVPAHISYETYPLFTLLDRAAERTPRRTAIAFRNYRISYAKLRQLAEVMAANLRAQGVRRGDKVSIMLPNLPQTVIAFWAVLKAGGVVVMTNPLYMEKELVHQIHDSGARFMIALDLVWPKIEPLRDKLGIDKYFLTRIGDGLAFPLNVLYAFKAKREGTWRDLPFDGKHVLPWKTLLKGKARHSTTTCNPTEDLAVLQYTGGTTGISKGVMLTHHNMSVNVQQITTILGDACDMDHCFLGLMPYFHVYGLTTCLTLPTALSATIVPFPRYVPRDVLVGIQKHKPTIFPGAPSIYISLMQQKEVGDYDLTSIRYCISGSAPMPVEHIKRFRELTGAQVIEGFGLTEASPVTHLNPIHGVSKTGSIGIPFPDTEARIVDMEVGQVPLPAGKVGELIIRGPQVMKGYWNRPDETANTLRNGWLYTGDIAIMDDDGYFTIVDRKKDMFLVGGYNVYPREIDEVLHEHPKIKEAVTVGVPHPTRGEMIKAFVVVQPGEKLTKAEVVAHCREKLASYKVPKQVEFRDDLPKTVVGKVLRRILRTEEEEKLKAELAAASASAAKPEASDDDGAQ
- the ispD gene encoding 2-C-methyl-D-erythritol 4-phosphate cytidylyltransferase; protein product: MHAWAIVLAAGSGTRLAAAGLSTAKQFIQHRGAPLYWRSARTFAAVARVRGLVFVFPQDRLEAERERLAVLDAGRALGVPWRAVAGGALRQDSVAAGLAALPRECDAVLVHDAARPFATAALSNAVLDALAAGAPGVVPGVAVTDTIKQTEGGVVTHTPDRAGLVAVQTPQGFALPALRDAHERACAEGWTVTDDAALLERCGLAVRVVAGEIANAKITTPEDLAMLDAADTAHDPWDARNGQNRLIPCTGWGYDVHRYVQKEEAGRSGQAGRSMKLGGVLIPGGPEVVAHSDGDVLLHALTDALLGCIGGGDIGQHFPDTDAALDNANSAVLLDEVLGLARAAGLEITNVDLTIIAQVPRLAPWREQIRRNVCRLLALDETMVNVKATTEEKLGFTGEKKGLKAVAAVTGLRPVRTGRPDESGDAGDTSGTASS
- a CDS encoding TM1266 family iron-only hydrogenase system putative regulator gives rise to the protein MQANGQCKRVGVEALLVSNREACADKVNAVINEFGSLVIERMGVPYLERGVGVISLIVDGTTDELGAMTGRLGAIP
- a CDS encoding zinc ribbon domain-containing protein, with product MTLSLYLKQIEQLVALQKVDDHIYGIKAELKNAPQEVEGLQQRFDTLEEQRNRLLDKLTHLKDQEKRLGTEIEDDSLRIKKSKSKLMLVGNTKEYHAMMREMDNMEKMNRSREEEKLALAEELQRQTEAMAEMDERYTVLKADLEAKKASLEARLTEAGAGLADLETQRNAAGKEVPAPVLSRYEFIRQRLENPVIVPVDKGVCSGCHISIPPQSYIELQKGTQILSCPNCQRLIYWSEHFCVETPAAE
- a CDS encoding Nif3-like dinuclear metal center hexameric protein; the encoded protein is MKRSEIISVIEKTALPASAAQWDRSGIQVAGHDAEATALAVCLDPTPAAVAAALDLGADVILSHHPLVMAPRALDTLDDHHAVAAAVLTRGAWLYAAHTSLDANPDGPVGWLARELSLAAPEVLEPTLRQERVTRCIVTATTPPPHWADLSGVLAYRVLGNTAVLSCEAAAWPAIRAAIVSSAPAGAVPAFLPAEPEQPARIFGFGLVGDLPEPLEFTAFVRRLHELAGRAHCHVSGPAPDIVGRVGYCTGSGSSLADAAFARGADVFVTGDVKYHTALEARGCLLDVGHFALEEEMMRRFANGLRTALPGLPVHFLPSSDPLRLHLPVPPTGTDGGRVPEHPA